Proteins encoded together in one Thermodesulforhabdus norvegica window:
- a CDS encoding enoyl-CoA hydratase/isomerase family protein encodes MAYENIIFEVKDPGVGLLTINRPKALNALNPGTLDEINDVIDTVEREGNVRVLVITGAGEKAFVAGADITEFPKMNALEAYLFALKGQKLFFRLEQLPVPVIACVNGFCLGGGCELAMSCDFIFASEKAKFGQPEINLGIIPGFGGTQRLARLVGRAKAKELCMTGEMISAEEARAIGLVARVFPADQLLEETLKVATALAQKSQIALRSIKKVIDEGVGVDLRSGCELEANAFGLVFTSEDAREGVNAFLEKRKAQFKGGFTA; translated from the coding sequence ATGGCGTACGAAAACATCATCTTTGAGGTGAAGGACCCGGGCGTCGGATTGCTTACGATAAACCGGCCAAAGGCGTTAAACGCCCTTAATCCCGGGACTCTGGACGAAATTAACGACGTGATCGACACTGTAGAGCGAGAGGGAAACGTTCGGGTTCTGGTAATTACGGGAGCCGGTGAAAAGGCTTTCGTTGCCGGAGCGGACATCACGGAATTTCCCAAGATGAACGCTCTTGAAGCCTATCTGTTTGCCCTGAAGGGCCAGAAGCTTTTCTTCCGCCTGGAGCAGCTCCCCGTACCGGTAATTGCCTGTGTTAACGGGTTTTGTCTCGGGGGCGGCTGTGAACTGGCCATGAGCTGTGACTTCATCTTTGCATCGGAGAAGGCAAAGTTCGGCCAGCCGGAGATCAACCTCGGAATAATCCCGGGATTTGGTGGTACTCAGAGGCTCGCAAGGCTCGTGGGGCGTGCAAAGGCCAAAGAGTTATGCATGACCGGTGAAATGATAAGTGCCGAGGAAGCCAGAGCGATAGGTCTTGTGGCCAGGGTTTTCCCCGCAGATCAACTCCTGGAAGAAACCTTAAAGGTTGCGACGGCCCTCGCCCAGAAGAGCCAGATAGCCCTCAGGTCAATCAAGAAAGTGATAGATGAGGGAGTGGGTGTTGATCTGAGAAGTGGCTGTGAGCTCGAAGCAAACGCCTTCGGACTGGTCTTCACCAGTGAAGACGCCCGTGAAGGTGTTAATGCCTTTCTGGAGAAGCGAAAAGCTCAGTTCAAGGGTGGGTTCACCGCCTAG
- a CDS encoding acetyl-CoA C-acetyltransferase: MTRAVIATAVRTPVGSFGKTLASVSAVDLGVVALKEALRRINLTPEMVDEVILGNVLQAGQGQNPARQVAVKSGIPYEVPAFTVNKVCASGLKSVILAAQAIMVGEAEIVVAGGIENMSQAPYAVPKARWGHRMGDGSLVDLMIFDGLWDIFNGYHMGITAENVAERFGISREEQDRFALRSQQKAEAAIKEGKFREEIVPVTVPQRKGDPIIFDTDEHPRFGTTLEALSKLPPAFKKEGTVTAGNASGINDGAAVVIVMSEKKASELGIEPMARIVSYASAGVDPAIMGTGPIPASRKALEKAGWSVDDLDLIEANEAFAAQAIAVNREMGWDVEKVNVNGGAIALGHPIGASGARILTTLLYEMKRRSARRGLATLCIGGGQGCALTVER, from the coding sequence ATGACGAGGGCCGTTATAGCGACTGCCGTCAGAACGCCTGTGGGGAGTTTCGGAAAAACGCTTGCATCGGTATCGGCCGTGGATCTGGGAGTGGTTGCTCTTAAAGAAGCACTGCGGCGCATCAACCTGACGCCGGAGATGGTTGATGAAGTGATACTGGGAAACGTTTTGCAGGCCGGACAGGGGCAGAATCCGGCACGTCAGGTTGCCGTAAAGTCGGGGATACCCTACGAAGTGCCGGCCTTTACGGTTAACAAGGTGTGCGCTTCGGGGTTGAAGTCAGTGATACTGGCTGCCCAGGCCATCATGGTTGGTGAGGCGGAAATAGTGGTCGCCGGGGGAATTGAAAACATGAGCCAGGCTCCCTATGCCGTCCCCAAGGCCAGATGGGGTCATCGAATGGGAGACGGAAGTCTTGTGGATCTGATGATCTTCGACGGGCTCTGGGATATTTTTAACGGATACCACATGGGGATCACGGCCGAAAACGTTGCCGAGCGATTCGGGATTTCAAGAGAGGAACAGGATCGGTTTGCCCTCAGAAGCCAGCAGAAGGCAGAAGCCGCGATAAAAGAGGGCAAATTCAGGGAAGAAATCGTCCCCGTTACGGTACCTCAGCGCAAGGGGGATCCGATAATTTTCGACACCGACGAACATCCCCGATTTGGAACAACCCTTGAAGCGCTTTCCAAGCTCCCGCCGGCCTTTAAGAAGGAGGGAACGGTCACGGCGGGAAACGCCTCGGGAATAAACGACGGAGCCGCCGTAGTTATCGTAATGTCGGAAAAGAAGGCATCGGAGCTGGGTATCGAACCCATGGCACGGATCGTATCCTATGCTTCTGCCGGTGTTGATCCCGCGATCATGGGTACCGGGCCTATACCGGCCAGCCGCAAGGCTCTCGAGAAGGCCGGATGGAGCGTTGATGATCTCGATCTAATAGAAGCCAACGAAGCCTTTGCCGCTCAGGCCATTGCGGTGAATCGCGAAATGGGCTGGGACGTTGAGAAGGTCAACGTAAACGGGGGTGCTATAGCCCTGGGACACCCCATAGGGGCATCGGGTGCAAGGATATTGACCACGTTGCTCTACGAAATGAAAAGGAGAAGTGCCCGAAGAGGGCTTGCCACGCTGTGCATTGGAGGCGGCCAGGGTTGTGCCTTAACCGTTGAGCGATAG
- a CDS encoding DUF169 domain-containing protein — protein sequence MSKTSEIQDFLMQLLRLKTFPVAARLCRDDSEMPEKVRFPSAFLKKKVTVCQAVTMARNYGWTVGMREEDFQCVPAAIGFGFSGTDNPGEAMVELFCKVDFSQNAESGLSEVESMALASKGEFRSLLFSPLARASFEPQVLIIYGNAAQMMRIAQAWSYSTGRRVSGNFGGKVECVEYLVKPLKNGDATIVIPGNGERIFAGTQDDELVFAVPWEQVENLVKGLERAGKAIGARYPITPYVNYEPQFPPVYSEMGKRFGAVFKE from the coding sequence ATGAGTAAGACTTCAGAGATCCAGGATTTTTTGATGCAGCTTCTTCGTCTGAAGACCTTTCCGGTTGCGGCAAGGCTCTGCAGGGACGATTCGGAAATGCCGGAAAAAGTAAGATTCCCTTCGGCTTTTCTGAAGAAAAAAGTCACGGTCTGCCAGGCCGTAACGATGGCCCGCAACTATGGATGGACTGTGGGCATGAGAGAAGAGGATTTTCAGTGCGTTCCTGCGGCAATAGGGTTTGGCTTCTCAGGGACCGATAATCCGGGAGAAGCCATGGTCGAGCTTTTCTGTAAGGTGGATTTTTCACAAAACGCCGAATCGGGATTGTCGGAAGTGGAATCGATGGCCCTGGCATCGAAGGGAGAATTCAGGAGCCTGCTTTTTTCGCCTCTGGCCAGAGCATCCTTCGAACCTCAGGTATTGATTATCTACGGAAATGCCGCCCAGATGATGAGAATAGCCCAGGCCTGGTCATACTCAACAGGACGCCGCGTATCCGGAAATTTCGGCGGTAAGGTTGAGTGCGTTGAATACCTGGTAAAACCCTTAAAAAACGGAGACGCCACAATTGTTATCCCCGGGAACGGAGAGCGCATATTTGCCGGGACTCAGGATGACGAACTGGTATTCGCCGTTCCCTGGGAGCAGGTCGAAAATCTGGTGAAGGGTCTCGAAAGGGCCGGAAAGGCAATCGGTGCAAGGTATCCGATAACGCCCTATGTGAACTACGAACCCCAATTCCCGCCGGTTTATTCGGAAATGGGAAAGCGCTTCGGTGCCGTTTTTAAAGAATAG
- a CDS encoding TerC family protein, translating to MELVLGIDNIVVLAIVTGKLPPESQKKARLIGLSGALVLRIALLSAITAIMKLTTPLITLLNHSFSGRDIILLLGGFFLIGKGTYEIHERIERPGGVPSAGPGAKASFAGAIVQIMLLDMVFSLDSIVTAVGMARNIVVMITAILLAVAGMMIFAGAVSAFIDRHPTIKILALSFLILIGVLLVAEGFGKEIERGYVYFAMVFSLFVEMINMKIRKQEPGGGIT from the coding sequence ATGGAGCTGGTTCTTGGTATCGACAACATCGTCGTCCTGGCCATCGTCACCGGGAAACTTCCGCCGGAAAGCCAGAAAAAGGCTCGTTTGATCGGACTTTCCGGAGCTCTGGTCCTCCGTATCGCCCTGCTTTCGGCAATAACGGCCATAATGAAGCTTACGACGCCCCTGATAACCCTTCTGAATCATTCTTTCTCGGGCCGGGACATAATCCTGCTTCTGGGAGGTTTCTTTCTCATCGGCAAGGGAACTTACGAAATCCACGAAAGGATTGAAAGACCCGGAGGTGTTCCTTCCGCCGGACCCGGAGCAAAGGCTTCTTTTGCCGGAGCCATAGTCCAGATCATGTTACTGGACATGGTATTCTCTCTGGATTCCATAGTGACCGCCGTTGGGATGGCCAGAAACATAGTTGTGATGATTACGGCCATTCTTCTCGCCGTAGCCGGCATGATGATTTTTGCCGGAGCCGTAAGCGCTTTCATCGACAGACACCCCACGATCAAAATACTTGCCCTGAGTTTCTTAATTCTAATCGGCGTACTTCTGGTTGCGGAAGGCTTCGGGAAGGAGATCGAACGGGGCTATGTGTACTTTGCCATGGTATTTTCACTCTTTGTAGAGATGATAAACATGAAAATTCGAAAACAAGAACCCGGGGGAGGCATAACATGA
- a CDS encoding enoyl-CoA hydratase encodes MGEKDPVVLEKDGPIGYITLNRPEKRNALSLEVMKRIIAILEALKEDPSVRVLIIRGRGPAFCAGHDLTELTGGGDRVHRFREIFGICSEMMYGIHRIPQPVIAQVHGIATAAGCQLVAACDLAVAERGARFATPGVKIGLFCTTPMVPLVRVVGRRRAMEMLLTGRFISAEEALEWGLVNRVVAPENLEEETLKLAHEIAQYSRATIALGKKAFYDQIDLPEYSAYGYAREIISLNGTFDDAAEGISAFLEKRKPLWKDS; translated from the coding sequence ATGGGTGAAAAGGATCCCGTGGTGCTGGAGAAGGACGGCCCTATCGGCTACATAACCCTGAACAGGCCCGAAAAACGGAATGCCCTTTCGCTGGAAGTAATGAAGCGAATTATTGCCATTTTAGAAGCCCTGAAGGAGGACCCGTCGGTACGGGTGCTGATTATAAGAGGCAGGGGGCCCGCTTTCTGTGCCGGTCATGACTTAACGGAGCTAACCGGAGGCGGCGATCGGGTACACCGGTTTCGAGAAATTTTCGGAATATGCTCTGAAATGATGTACGGAATTCACAGGATACCTCAGCCCGTCATTGCCCAGGTTCACGGGATTGCCACTGCGGCAGGATGCCAGCTTGTTGCGGCCTGTGATCTCGCCGTTGCCGAAAGGGGGGCTCGCTTTGCCACGCCGGGCGTAAAGATCGGACTTTTCTGCACAACGCCTATGGTTCCTCTGGTAAGGGTGGTGGGCAGGCGTCGGGCCATGGAGATGCTACTTACGGGTCGCTTCATAAGCGCCGAAGAAGCCCTGGAATGGGGGCTCGTAAACAGGGTGGTGGCCCCTGAAAACCTTGAAGAAGAAACCCTGAAGCTGGCTCACGAGATCGCCCAGTACAGCAGGGCCACAATTGCACTGGGAAAGAAGGCCTTCTACGATCAGATAGACCTTCCGGAGTATTCAGCTTACGGGTATGCCCGGGAGATAATTTCTCTAAACGGAACCTTTGATGACGCCGCAGAAGGGATCAGTGCATTTCTGGAAAAGCGTAAACCCCTGTGGAAGGATAGCTGA
- a CDS encoding HD domain-containing protein, translated as MVLYEHLVDSLKTQRQKYADNFGEESITGHTTLVEISLISLYNRLINVLDLDAEAFRANGALVATGDLGKSFIGPHQPITLIFLKTPECRLQEEWLREIIDPLIEAGWKVDYTAGTVQDIIAEAEKNIGFLQNLITSRYISGNRKIFEDLDAALEDLLKGRGEEIEGQLRKEWTAGMELVDRPGAWMEPDLFAFPGGIRSITTIRTVLRLSGFRKIDEAVRDGFLNHREGENLLKAERFLTRVLNVLMSLENRSERVMGFPVQRRVAEQLGYSNRGAFSAAEVFMQELHRYFFETSQTLRLLFEKKAKIPVSYESVELEPGVFLRDGRVEIDDQGVELSPELFVRIFLHAAKNGALVGGKTLDLLRGSRHILETCSGNRRVLDELLELVHSDSPVLPVFRLFHDMGFLGDLIPEWKGILGLMQCDGFHEYPFHEHALRTLQEVKKVLGEAYRSDEPELSSIARRINDPRWLYLAALLHDIGKSAGRDHALRGGEMIPAIARRLGMLPEESDMVQFLVGQHTLIMDSASMRDIGDEEMLAHCSLLVGDTIRLDNLLVLTFADLKATGEKAFRKWHQSPMIFLHERLSQILEKGEPRPGLIAERIEQIKQIVQREVSDLMDESQVVARLEDVGPRYLLSMEPATIARHLRMEWELLHSPEPFVLDVTAQDKTWTVTLLSETAPWLLFKTAGLLTLHSIDISAAQVFVKNNGTAILIFNCSPTKAATRPDWESFRADLKRLMEHRFSLDFRLAKHAALTRPAAVNHRPGDTRVIIDNESSAHYTILEVHTADRTGLLYLITKTLADLDIRIYVAKITTRGSRVADVFYIRDHLDRKLSDSEQIEELRSALLYWLDEAYRQSNEGFRKEAANG; from the coding sequence ATGGTCCTTTACGAACACCTTGTGGATTCGCTCAAGACCCAGAGACAGAAATATGCCGACAATTTCGGCGAAGAGAGCATCACAGGGCATACCACGCTGGTGGAGATCTCGCTAATTTCGCTTTACAACCGCCTTATAAACGTGCTCGACCTTGATGCCGAAGCCTTCAGAGCAAACGGCGCCCTTGTAGCAACAGGCGATCTGGGCAAAAGCTTCATCGGCCCCCACCAGCCCATTACCCTCATATTCCTGAAAACCCCGGAATGCCGGCTCCAGGAAGAATGGCTCAGGGAAATAATCGACCCTTTGATCGAAGCCGGCTGGAAGGTCGATTACACCGCCGGTACCGTTCAGGACATCATCGCCGAAGCCGAGAAAAACATCGGGTTTTTGCAAAATCTGATCACTTCACGCTACATATCGGGAAACAGAAAGATCTTTGAAGACCTGGACGCTGCCCTGGAGGACCTTTTGAAGGGAAGAGGAGAAGAGATTGAGGGGCAGCTCAGAAAGGAATGGACTGCCGGAATGGAGCTTGTGGACAGGCCGGGAGCCTGGATGGAACCCGACCTTTTTGCCTTCCCCGGTGGAATCAGGAGCATCACGACCATAAGAACCGTTTTAAGGCTTTCGGGGTTCAGGAAGATAGACGAGGCCGTCAGAGACGGATTCCTGAATCATCGGGAAGGCGAAAATCTTCTTAAGGCCGAACGATTTCTTACAAGAGTTTTAAATGTCCTGATGTCCCTGGAAAACCGGTCTGAAAGGGTGATGGGCTTTCCGGTTCAGCGGCGGGTTGCCGAGCAACTGGGTTATTCCAATCGGGGAGCTTTTTCTGCCGCCGAGGTTTTCATGCAGGAACTCCACAGATATTTCTTTGAAACCTCGCAGACCTTAAGGCTTCTGTTTGAGAAAAAAGCAAAAATTCCCGTCTCCTATGAATCCGTCGAGCTGGAACCCGGCGTCTTCCTGCGGGACGGGCGGGTGGAGATAGACGATCAGGGTGTAGAGCTATCGCCCGAGCTCTTCGTTAGAATATTTCTCCACGCCGCAAAAAACGGGGCTCTGGTGGGAGGAAAGACTCTTGATTTGCTCAGAGGCTCACGGCACATCCTCGAAACCTGTTCGGGAAACCGCAGGGTCCTGGACGAGCTTCTCGAACTGGTCCACAGCGACTCCCCTGTCCTGCCCGTCTTTCGGCTTTTTCACGACATGGGCTTTTTGGGAGACCTGATTCCCGAGTGGAAGGGCATTCTGGGGCTTATGCAGTGCGACGGATTTCACGAATATCCCTTTCACGAGCATGCTCTGAGAACACTCCAGGAAGTGAAGAAGGTTCTCGGCGAAGCCTATCGTTCCGATGAGCCGGAACTTTCGTCCATAGCCCGCAGAATTAACGACCCCCGCTGGCTGTATCTGGCAGCCCTTCTTCACGACATAGGTAAAAGTGCAGGACGCGACCATGCTTTAAGAGGCGGGGAGATGATTCCGGCCATAGCCCGTCGCCTCGGGATGCTCCCGGAAGAAAGCGATATGGTTCAGTTCCTCGTGGGCCAGCACACTCTCATAATGGACAGCGCTTCCATGCGGGATATAGGCGACGAGGAAATGCTTGCTCACTGTAGCCTTCTTGTGGGCGATACGATTCGACTTGACAATCTACTCGTTTTGACCTTTGCCGATCTCAAGGCCACGGGAGAAAAAGCCTTCAGGAAGTGGCATCAGAGCCCCATGATCTTTCTCCACGAAAGGCTTTCGCAGATTCTTGAAAAAGGCGAACCCCGCCCGGGGTTGATCGCCGAAAGAATCGAACAGATCAAGCAGATAGTGCAGCGTGAAGTTTCCGATCTGATGGACGAATCTCAGGTTGTGGCGAGGCTCGAAGACGTCGGACCGAGATACCTTCTTTCCATGGAGCCGGCAACAATAGCCCGACATCTCAGAATGGAATGGGAGCTGCTCCACTCCCCCGAACCCTTTGTTCTCGACGTGACGGCTCAGGACAAAACCTGGACGGTTACCCTTCTGAGTGAAACCGCACCCTGGCTTCTCTTCAAGACCGCCGGACTTCTTACCCTTCACTCCATTGACATATCGGCCGCCCAGGTCTTCGTAAAGAACAACGGTACGGCCATACTCATATTCAACTGTTCCCCCACAAAAGCCGCCACAAGGCCGGACTGGGAAAGCTTCAGAGCGGATCTGAAACGCCTGATGGAGCACAGGTTTTCTCTTGACTTCAGGCTCGCAAAGCATGCGGCACTGACCAGGCCTGCGGCAGTAAATCACAGACCGGGCGACACCAGGGTGATCATCGACAACGAATCTTCTGCCCACTACACTATTCTGGAAGTTCACACCGCCGATAGAACGGGATTACTGTACCTGATAACTAAAACCCTTGCCGATCTGGACATCCGCATATACGTTGCAAAGATAACCACCCGTGGAAGCCGGGTGGCGGACGTTTTTTACATAAGAGACCATCTGGATCGAAAGCTTTCGGACTCCGAGCAGATAGAGGAGTTGAGATCTGCCCTTCTTTACTGGCTGGACGAAGCCTACCGGCAGAGTAACGAAGGTTTTCGTAAGGAGGCTGCAAATGGGTGA
- the nusG gene encoding transcription termination/antitermination protein NusG: MWYVVHTLARFEKQAIAELIDKGFDVYYPKVPEGIPPKEQPLFPRYIFIRPTVRICPAIAREVKGVIRLLGYDDGGNPLDDWTIAKIRRFVHQVKQQGGLSIPRAGDTVEIKCGVFEGLSAIFWGFKKGGQRVTVLLKLMGYSVPVELPAEAIKSPQKIKLPRRTRGKGRIIRGAYSLL, translated from the coding sequence ATGTGGTACGTTGTTCACACTCTGGCAAGGTTTGAAAAGCAGGCCATTGCAGAGCTAATAGATAAAGGTTTCGACGTATACTATCCAAAAGTACCCGAGGGCATTCCCCCAAAGGAGCAACCTCTTTTCCCCCGCTATATTTTCATTCGCCCGACCGTTCGCATCTGCCCGGCAATCGCAAGAGAAGTGAAGGGTGTTATAAGATTGCTCGGATACGACGACGGAGGAAATCCTTTAGATGATTGGACAATTGCAAAGATCAGAAGATTTGTCCATCAGGTGAAACAACAGGGAGGGCTGTCGATTCCCCGGGCGGGAGACACGGTGGAAATCAAATGCGGTGTATTCGAGGGACTCTCTGCCATCTTCTGGGGATTCAAAAAGGGAGGACAAAGGGTAACCGTGCTCCTTAAGCTTATGGGATACAGCGTTCCGGTAGAGCTACCCGCAGAGGCAATTAAAAGCCCGCAAAAGATCAAGCTCCCAAGAAGAACACGGGGGAAAGGGCGGATTATACGAGGTGCCTATAGCCTCCTGTAG
- a CDS encoding DUF2281 domain-containing protein — translation MRALKDLIDELPPELQQEVRDFVEFLLEKRVAKPKAKKGELKFDW, via the coding sequence ATGCGGGCACTGAAGGACTTGATCGATGAACTGCCGCCCGAACTCCAGCAGGAGGTGCGGGACTTCGTGGAGTTCCTGCTGGAGAAACGAGTTGCTAAGCCCAAAGCGAAGAAGGGTGAGTTAAAATTTGACTGGTGA
- a CDS encoding type II toxin-antitoxin system HicB family antitoxin, whose product MRTYRFSVVIERDKDGYFAFCPELQGCYTQGDTYEEVLENIKDAIRLHVLDRLESGEEIPQVDSISLTSLEVAV is encoded by the coding sequence ATGAGAACGTATCGCTTTTCGGTGGTGATTGAGCGGGATAAGGATGGCTATTTCGCCTTCTGTCCCGAGTTACAAGGGTGTTACACCCAAGGGGACACCTACGAGGAGGTCCTTGAGAACATTAAAGATGCCATACGGCTACACGTGTTGGATCGCTTAGAGAGCGGGGAAGAGATCCCGCAGGTTGATTCGATCAGCCTCACCTCCTTGGAAGTGGCGGTATGA
- a CDS encoding type II toxin-antitoxin system HicA family toxin codes for MSKKLPRVTVEEVIRVLERVGFFLSRQSGSHRIYKNPDGKRVTVPYHAGKTLHPKVLKSILKDAGLTLERFKELL; via the coding sequence ATGAGCAAGAAGCTTCCCCGCGTGACGGTCGAGGAGGTGATCAGGGTTTTGGAGCGCGTGGGTTTTTTCCTTAGCCGTCAGAGCGGAAGTCACAGGATTTACAAGAATCCAGATGGGAAACGGGTCACTGTGCCCTATCATGCGGGGAAGACCCTTCATCCTAAGGTCTTGAAAAGCATTCTGAAAGATGCAGGGCTTACGCTGGAACGGTTTAAGGAACTGCTTTGA
- the hepT gene encoding type VII toxin-antitoxin system HepT family RNase toxin produces the protein MKKSRRSSVGSQRRVSRDIRRSLERLERIRALPKDAFLADQDALDLACYRLLIAIEAAIHICFHICAQRLHRVPEEYAECFAILGEAGIVPPELNRNLQRMVRFRNMLVHLYWEIDYDRMYEILQGHPDDLRKFVRAIGELL, from the coding sequence ATGAAAAAATCCCGAAGGAGCTCCGTAGGGAGCCAAAGGCGAGTTTCGAGGGATATCAGACGCTCTCTGGAGCGGCTGGAACGAATCAGAGCGCTGCCAAAAGATGCGTTCCTTGCGGACCAGGACGCGCTTGATCTGGCATGCTATCGTTTGCTTATAGCCATAGAAGCTGCGATACATATATGCTTTCACATCTGCGCGCAGCGGTTACACCGGGTGCCCGAGGAATATGCCGAGTGCTTTGCGATTCTAGGCGAGGCTGGAATTGTGCCCCCGGAGTTGAACCGGAATCTTCAGCGGATGGTGCGCTTTCGCAACATGTTGGTACACCTGTATTGGGAGATAGATTACGATAGAATGTACGAGATCCTCCAGGGACATCCAGACGACTTACGCAAATTTGTCCGGGCGATCGGGGAATTGTTATGA
- a CDS encoding DUF2281 domain-containing protein translates to MRALKDLIDELPPELQQEVRDFVEFLLEKRARRPRRKPKFDWAGALRDLRDRYTSVQLQHKIAEWRIGEQ, encoded by the coding sequence ATGCGGGCACTGAAGGACTTGATCGATGAACTGCCGCCCGAACTCCAGCAGGAGGTGCGGGACTTCGTGGAGTTCCTTCTGGAGAAACGGGCAAGGAGGCCCAGGAGGAAGCCGAAGTTCGATTGGGCAGGAGCCCTCAGGGATCTGCGCGATCGCTATACCTCCGTACAGCTCCAGCACAAGATTGCGGAGTGGAGGATCGGCGAGCAATGA
- a CDS encoding type II toxin-antitoxin system VapC family toxin, which yields MKLLIDTNIFLEVILEQEKVKEAQALLSQVEKHKFFISDYSLHSIGLLLFRRRQHEVFRRFLKDMILEAGVTVIALAAQEMEDIIQAAQQFGLDFDDAYQYAVAADYNLTIVSFDSDFDRTERGRKTPKDLLEG from the coding sequence ATGAAGTTACTGATCGATACCAATATCTTCCTGGAAGTGATATTAGAGCAAGAGAAGGTCAAGGAAGCTCAAGCTCTCCTGTCACAAGTCGAGAAACATAAGTTTTTCATCTCCGACTATTCCCTCCACTCAATAGGGCTTTTGCTTTTCCGCAGAAGGCAACATGAGGTATTCCGACGGTTCTTAAAAGACATGATCCTCGAGGCAGGGGTTACGGTCATCGCTCTCGCAGCCCAAGAAATGGAGGATATTATACAGGCTGCACAGCAGTTCGGCCTTGATTTCGATGACGCTTATCAATATGCGGTTGCAGCTGACTATAACCTCACCATCGTGAGCTTCGATAGCGACTTTGATCGGACAGAAAGAGGGCGCAAGACCCCGAAAGATTTACTGGAGGGATAG
- a CDS encoding four helix bundle protein has protein sequence MRSKGRDGIGGVKTHRDLDVWKEGIELVVKVYEIVQKFPKEERYGLV, from the coding sequence GTGAGGAGTAAGGGGAGGGACGGGATCGGGGGTGTGAAGACGCATAGGGATTTGGATGTCTGGAAGGAGGGGATAGAACTTGTTGTAAAAGTTTATGAAATTGTTCAGAAATTTCCAAAGGAGGAGAGGTACGGTTTGGTGTAA
- a CDS encoding four helix bundle protein, translating to MKRSAISIPSNIAEGAARNSKKEFLQFLFISLGSISELETQLIIADRLGFLPGRSIFSLIEKERYKLLGLIKYLRGNKNAKQR from the coding sequence ATAAAAAGGTCTGCCATCTCGATACCGAGCAACATCGCTGAAGGAGCAGCTCGGAACTCAAAGAAAGAATTTTTGCAGTTCTTGTTTATTTCCCTTGGGTCAATTTCGGAATTGGAAACCCAGCTGATCATAGCTGATAGGCTAGGTTTTCTGCCCGGTAGGAGTATCTTTTCCTTGATCGAGAAAGAGCGATACAAGCTTTTAGGATTGATAAAATACCTGCGAGGTAATAAGAATGCCAAACAACGATAA
- a CDS encoding UPF0175 family protein has protein sequence MPKLNLEIPEELVQSLKLPRDEVPARLKQELALRLYEKGLLSFGKARELAGMTKWEFSRLLGKEGILRHYDLEEFEKDLRTLRELG, from the coding sequence ATGCCGAAGCTCAACCTGGAGATACCTGAGGAGTTGGTCCAATCACTCAAGCTTCCTAGAGACGAAGTGCCAGCGAGGCTGAAGCAGGAGTTGGCTCTGCGGCTCTATGAGAAAGGCCTGCTCAGCTTTGGGAAAGCCCGCGAGCTCGCCGGGATGACCAAATGGGAGTTTTCCCGGCTCTTGGGAAAAGAGGGGATCCTTCGCCACTATGACCTTGAGGAATTCGAAAAAGACCTTAGGACCTTGAGGGAGCTGGGTTGA
- a CDS encoding DUF3368 domain-containing protein: protein MVVCNSSVLIALSAIGQLDVLQKRCEGTKLMIPKAVWREVVEEGKGEPGAQEVATADWIEVEEVRNRAVGEVLLAQLDHGEAEVIALAQEKGAALVLLDEKEARELAERLGLKVLGTVGLLIWAKQAGLIRSVHEQLDALQEKAGFRISPELYQRVLKEAGELNK, encoded by the coding sequence ATGGTAGTCTGTAACTCTTCGGTATTGATCGCCTTGAGCGCGATCGGCCAGTTAGATGTTTTGCAAAAGCGGTGTGAGGGCACGAAGCTGATGATCCCCAAGGCCGTCTGGAGAGAGGTGGTGGAGGAAGGGAAGGGAGAGCCCGGTGCGCAAGAGGTGGCGACCGCTGACTGGATTGAGGTGGAAGAGGTGAGAAATCGAGCGGTAGGGGAAGTGCTCCTTGCACAGCTGGACCATGGGGAGGCGGAGGTAATTGCCTTGGCCCAGGAGAAGGGAGCCGCCTTGGTCCTCCTCGATGAAAAAGAAGCGAGAGAGCTTGCTGAGCGGTTGGGCCTTAAGGTCCTGGGGACGGTGGGTTTACTCATATGGGCAAAACAAGCAGGGCTTATCAGGAGCGTCCATGAGCAGTTGGATGCCCTGCAGGAGAAAGCGGGATTCCGAATCAGTCCTGAACTTTACCAGCGAGTTTTGAAAGAAGCCGGTGAGCTAAATAAATGA